A genomic region of Candidatus Eisenbacteria bacterium contains the following coding sequences:
- a CDS encoding DUF1844 domain-containing protein, giving the protein MPEPEKPLSRRDLFLGLIHSFQGAAMQQMGKVPNPFTNEIERDLMQARLSIDMLEMLEERTAGNLTGEETRFLKHVLTELRLNYVAEVEEDRKAGKATPDGQASGASDAPAASGAAPAGSPEGGPSSSAPPA; this is encoded by the coding sequence ATGCCCGAGCCCGAGAAGCCGCTGAGCCGGCGAGACCTCTTCCTGGGACTGATCCACTCCTTCCAGGGAGCCGCCATGCAGCAAATGGGGAAGGTTCCGAATCCGTTCACGAACGAGATCGAGCGCGACCTCATGCAGGCGCGGCTCTCGATCGACATGCTGGAGATGCTCGAGGAGCGCACGGCGGGGAACCTGACCGGAGAGGAGACGCGCTTCCTGAAGCACGTCCTGACGGAGCTGCGGCTGAACTACGTCGCGGAGGTCGAGGAGGACCGGAAGGCGGGGAAGGCGACCCCTGACGGCCAGGCCTCCGGCGCGTCCGACGCGCCCGCCGCGTCGGGGGCCGCGCCGGCGGGATCGCCCGAAGGCGGCCCTAGCTCGTCCGCTCCTCCCGCTTGA
- a CDS encoding class I SAM-dependent rRNA methyltransferase, with protein MDAPEVRERAGPARDAATERGPGRATLILAKNQERRLRSGHPWVFSNEIATIEGAPEPGGEVLVADHRGGIVGTGLYNPHSLIAARLFVRRDRPIDAALIRERIRDAAAMRKRLFPVETAYRLVYSEGDFLPGLVVDRYGDHLGVQSLTLGVERRIDSVLEILMDELKPAGICCRRDSPARAYEGLPLLEPLVLGDVPDLVAAPYEGFVIEVDLRTGQKTGEFLDQRENRKRVAREARGRRVLDLYCYTGLFAIHCAAAGASHVLGIDRSGPAIERARANHRRNTTGRSVEFAVEEVEPALERLAEEDRFDMILLDPPSLVKSRKTFREGAAKLEALNASAMRLLPPGGILATSSCSHHVDAPAFQDLLRAAAKRAGAAFRLVEVLGQSRDHPVLLAARETSYLTLALLERIH; from the coding sequence GTGGACGCGCCTGAGGTCCGGGAGCGGGCCGGACCCGCCCGGGACGCGGCGACCGAGCGTGGACCCGGACGCGCCACGCTGATCCTCGCCAAGAACCAGGAGCGCCGCCTTCGGTCCGGTCACCCCTGGGTCTTCAGCAACGAGATCGCCACGATCGAGGGGGCGCCCGAGCCCGGGGGCGAGGTCCTCGTGGCCGATCATCGCGGCGGGATCGTGGGGACGGGGCTCTACAACCCCCACTCCCTGATCGCGGCGCGCCTCTTCGTCCGCCGCGACCGTCCCATCGACGCCGCGTTGATTCGCGAACGGATCCGGGACGCGGCGGCGATGCGGAAGCGCCTCTTCCCGGTCGAGACCGCCTACCGGCTCGTCTACAGCGAGGGGGACTTCCTTCCCGGCCTCGTGGTCGACCGCTACGGCGACCATCTCGGCGTCCAGAGCCTCACGCTCGGCGTCGAGCGCCGGATCGACTCCGTGCTCGAGATCCTGATGGACGAGCTGAAGCCCGCCGGAATCTGCTGCCGTCGCGATTCGCCCGCGCGCGCGTACGAAGGGCTCCCGCTCCTCGAGCCCCTCGTGCTCGGGGACGTGCCGGATCTCGTCGCCGCTCCCTACGAGGGATTCGTGATCGAGGTCGATCTCCGCACGGGCCAGAAGACGGGGGAGTTCCTGGACCAGCGCGAGAACCGGAAGCGAGTCGCGCGCGAGGCCCGGGGGCGCCGCGTGCTCGACCTCTACTGCTACACGGGACTCTTCGCGATCCACTGCGCCGCGGCCGGCGCCTCCCACGTTCTCGGCATCGACCGCTCGGGACCCGCGATCGAACGGGCGCGCGCCAACCACCGGAGGAACACGACGGGTCGCTCGGTCGAGTTCGCGGTGGAAGAGGTGGAGCCGGCGCTCGAGCGCCTCGCCGAAGAGGACCGCTTTGATATGATCCTCCTCGATCCGCCGTCACTCGTGAAGAGCCGGAAGACCTTTCGCGAGGGAGCGGCCAAGCTCGAGGCGCTGAACGCGTCCGCGATGCGTCTCCTTCCGCCGGGAGGGATCCTGGCGACCTCGTCGTGCTCGCATCACGTCGACGCGCCGGCGTTCCAGGATCTCCTGCGCGCCGCGGCGAAGCGCGCGGGGGCGGCGTTCCGGCTCGTCGAGGTGCTGGGGCAGAGCCGCGACCATCCGGTCCTCCTCGCCGCGCGGGAGACCTCGTACCTCACGCTCGCGCTGCTCGAGCGCATTCACTGA
- the speB gene encoding agmatinase, with protein sequence MPEPSLFLGVRAEEAPLSRARVVVIPAPFDQTTSYMPGTRFGPRAILEASRQVEFYDEELDREPYEIGVATLESIEIEPADMEAGLRSLEAVAGGVAAQGKIPLTLGGEHSLTIAPVAALRERYPGLSVLQLDAHLDLRDSYQGTRLSHASVMRRIRDLGIPTVAVGIRAVSREEADYVHAERIPVFLGREIRRRGLDVDGILAEVGNPVYITVDLDAFDPAYVPGVGTPEPGGLTWDEGLMLLRAVCERRQVVGVDVVELCPIPGQVVSEFFAAKLVHKIIGYLGLSPEQPPGRGRGRA encoded by the coding sequence ATGCCGGAGCCGTCCCTCTTCCTCGGCGTGCGCGCCGAGGAGGCGCCGCTCTCCCGCGCGCGCGTGGTCGTCATTCCCGCCCCCTTCGATCAGACCACGAGTTACATGCCGGGCACCCGGTTCGGACCCCGTGCCATCCTCGAGGCGTCCCGCCAGGTCGAGTTCTACGACGAGGAGCTGGACCGGGAGCCCTACGAGATCGGGGTCGCCACGCTGGAGTCGATCGAGATCGAGCCGGCGGACATGGAAGCGGGTCTCCGGAGCCTCGAGGCCGTGGCGGGCGGGGTGGCGGCTCAGGGAAAGATCCCGCTCACCCTGGGAGGAGAGCACTCGCTCACGATCGCGCCCGTGGCGGCCCTCCGCGAGCGCTACCCCGGGCTCTCGGTGCTCCAGCTCGATGCCCATCTCGACCTCAGAGACTCGTACCAGGGCACGAGGCTGAGCCACGCCTCCGTGATGCGCCGCATCCGGGATCTCGGCATTCCGACCGTCGCGGTCGGCATCCGCGCCGTGTCCCGGGAGGAAGCCGACTACGTGCACGCGGAGCGCATCCCCGTCTTCCTGGGCCGTGAGATCCGCCGCCGCGGGCTCGACGTGGACGGGATCCTCGCCGAGGTCGGAAATCCGGTCTACATCACGGTCGACCTGGACGCGTTCGATCCCGCGTACGTGCCGGGCGTGGGGACGCCCGAGCCGGGCGGGCTCACGTGGGACGAAGGGCTCATGCTGTTGCGAGCGGTGTGCGAGCGGCGCCAGGTGGTGGGGGTTGACGTGGTCGAGCTCTGCCCCATCCCGGGTCAGGTCGTCTCCGAGTTCTTCGCCGCCAAGCTGGTCCACAAGATCATCGGGTACCTGGGCTTGAGCCCCGAGCAGCCTCCCGGGCGCGGCCGTGGACGCGCCTGA